In one Sander lucioperca isolate FBNREF2018 chromosome 7, SLUC_FBN_1.2, whole genome shotgun sequence genomic region, the following are encoded:
- the nat10 gene encoding RNA cytidine acetyltransferase, translating into MATVRKKVDNRIRVQIENGVALQHRSIFVVVGDRGRDQVVILHHMLSKAAVRARPSVLWCYKKDLGFSSNRKKRMRQLQKKIKTGTLNLNQDDPFELFIAATNIRYCYYNETHKILGNTYGMCVLQDFEALTPNLLARTVETVEGGGIVVILLRTMNSLKQLYTMTMDVHSRYRTEAHQDVVGRFNERFILSLASCKNCVVIDDQLNILPISSHMANITPVPPKTQEDGLSPREQELKDLKESLQDTQPVGVLVDSCRTMDQAKGVLKFIEAISEKTLRSTVTLTAARGRGKSAALGLAVAGAVAFGYSNIFVTSPSPDNLHTMFEFIFKGFDALQYQEHLDYEIIQSLNPEFNKAVVRVNIFKEHRQTIQYIHPGDALKLGQAELLVIDEAAAIPLPLVKKLLGPYLVFMASTINGYEGTGRSLSLKLIQQLRQQSADSQQSMSAENRSTNTERLAAARSLQEVSLHESIRYAPGDAVEKWLNDLLCLDCLNIPRLISGCPLPQTCDLYYVNRDTLFCYHKASEAFLQRLMALYVASHYKNSPNDLQMLSDAPAHHLFCLLPPVPPTQNSLPEVLAVVQVCLEGEISRQSILNSLSRGKKASGDLIPWTVSEQFQDPEFGGLSGGRVVRIAVNPDYQGMGYGSRALQLLQMYYEGKFPTMDESTHSNHNEITSVSSEAVSLLEEVITPRKELPPLLLKLSERRAERLDYLGVSYGLTTQLLKFWRKAGYTPVYLRQTPNDLTGEHSCVMLKELNTDEAPEQSQWLSAFWKDFRRRFLSLLSYQFSRFHPSLSLSILQNKKSKEETSTLSSSELASHFSPYDLKRLELYSRSMVDYHLIMDLIPTVARMFFLKQLGDVSLSAAQCALLLGIGLQHKSVEQLEKEIELPSSQLMGLFNRLIRKFVQVFTSIQEKAIEAQMAITKDVSMEPTVISLNDDLNEAAKEFEERHKQDVEKVKEMDMEEYKIRGDDEEWDQVLKKAGNTAIVSIKSDKKRKLDGGNAKASNGAPEHGKLKKKEMQHSKFKKSKDKHGKFGKKA; encoded by the exons ATGGCAACAGTCCGCAAGAAGGTAGACAACCGGATTCGTGTCCAGATAGAGAATGGAGTCGCTCTGCAGCATCGGTCCATATTTGTGGTGGTGGGAGATCGAGGGAGAGATCAG GTTGTCATTTTACATCACATGCTGTCTAAAGCTGCCGTCAGAGCAAGACCTTCTGTACTCTGGTGCTACAAAAAAGACCTGGGATTCAGCAG CAATCGGAAGAAGCGCATGAGACAGCTGCAGAAGAAGATAAAAACTGGCACGTTGAATCTGAATCAGGATGACCCGTTTGAACTGTTCATCGCTGCAACCAACATCCGATACTGTTACTACAACGAAACGCACAAGATCCTGGGAAACACCTACGGCATGTGCGTCTTGCAG GACTTTGAAGCTCTCACTCCCAATCTCTTAGCGAGAACTGTTGAGACTGTAGAAGGAGGTGGTATAGTGGTGATTCTGCTCAGGACGATGAACTCTCTCAAGCAGCTGTACACAATGACTATG GACGTGCACTCTCGTTACCGCACCGAGGCTCATCAGGATGTGGTGGGAAGGTTCAATGAGAG ATTTATTCTGTCACTTGCATCCTGCAAAAACTGTGTTGTCATTGATGACCAACTAAACATCCTGCCAATCTCCAGCCACATGGCAAACATCACGCCTGTTCCTCCAAAGACTCAG GAGGACGGTTTGTCTCCACGAGAACAGGAGCTGAAGGATCTGAAGGAGTCCCTTCAGGACACTCAGCCTGTGGGTGTGTTGGTGGATAGCTGCAGGACTATGGACCAG GCTAAAGGGGTGCTGAAGTTCATTGAGGCGATCTCAGAGAAGACTCTGAGGAGCACTGTGACTCTGACTGCTGCCCGTGGCCGAGGCAAGTCTGCAGCACTGGGGCTGGCTGTCGCTGGGGCTGTGGCTTTTGG CTACTCCAATATCTTTGTAACCTCACCGAGCCCGGATAACCTCCATACCATGTTTGAGTTCATCTTCAAAGGCTTTGATGCTCTGCAGTATCAG GAGCATCTTGACTATGAAATCATCCAGTCTTTGAATCCAGAGTTCAACAAAGCTGTGGTGCGGGTGAACATCTTTAAAGAGCACCGGCAGACAATTCAG TACATCCACCCAGGTGATGCATTGAAGCTGGGCCAGGCTGAACTGCTGGTCATTGATGAGGCTGCAGCCATCCCTCTTCCTCTGGTTAAGAAACTGCTGGGGCCTTATCTGGTTTTCATGGCCTCCACCATCAACGG CTATGAAGGCACTGGGCGCTCTCTTTCCCTCAAACTGATTCAGCAGTTGAGGCAGCAGAGTGCAGACAGTCAGCAGAGCATGTCAGCCGAGAACAGGAGCACCAACACAGAGAGGCTAGCAGCAG CTCGCTCTCTCCAGGAGGTTTCTCTTCACGAGTCCATTCGGTATGCTCCAGGGGACGCTGTTGAGAAGTGGCTGAATGACCTGCTCTGTCTGGACTGTCTGAACATACCCAGGCTCATTTCTGGCTGCCCACTTCCACAGACTTGTGACCT ATATTATgtgaacagagacacactgtTCTGTTACCACAAGGCATCTGAGGCTTTCCTGCAGAGGTTGATGGCCCTCTATGTGGCATCGCACTACAAG AATTCACCAAACGACCTGCAGATGTTGTCCGATGCTCCGGCCCATCACCTCTTCTGCCTCCTGCCACCTGTTCCTCCCACACAGAACTCCCTACCTGAGGTCCTCGCTGTGGTGCAG GTGTGTCTGGAGGGAGAAATATCTCGGCAGTCCATCCTAAACAGTCTGTCCAGAGGGAAGAAAGCCTCTGGTGACCTCATTCCCTGGACGGTGTCAGAACAG TTCCAAGACCCAGAGTTCGGGGGCCTCTCTGGAGGCAGAGTGGTGAGAATTGCTGTCAATCCAGACTACCAAGGG ATGGGCTATGGCTCCAGAGCTCTCCAACTGCTGCAGATGTACTATGAGGGCAAGTTCCCCACCATGGATGAGAGCACACACTCAAATCACAATGAGATCACATCCGTCAGCAGTGAG GCGGTCAGTCTGCTGGAGGAGGTGATCACTCCACGGAAGGAGCTCCCTCCTCTGCTGCTGAAGCTGAGtgagaggagagcagagagacTGGACTATCTAGGAGTTTCCTATGGTCTTACTACACAGCTACTCAA GTTCTGGAGGAAAGCGGGTTATACTCCAGTCTACTTAAGACAAACCCCT AATGACCTGACAGGAGAGCACTCTTGTGTGATGCTGAAGGAGCTGAACACAGATGAAGCCCCTGAGCAGAGCCAGTGGCTGTCTGCATTCTGGAAAG aTTTCCGCCGGCGCTTCCTGTCCCTCCTCTCCTACCAGTTCAGCCGCTTCCATCCGAGCCTGTCACTCAGCATCCTGCAGAACAAGAAGTCCAAGGAGGAGACGAGCA CTCTCAGTAGCTCAGAGCTGGCATCCCATTTCAGCCCCTACGACCTCAAACGTCTGGAGTTATATTCGAGGAGCATGGTGGACTACCACCTCATCATGGACCTGATCCCAACAGTGGCTCGCATGTTTTTCCTCAAGCAGCTCGGTGACGTCTCTCTCTCAGCCGCACAGTGT GCATTACTGCTGGGCATAGGGTTACAGCACAAATCAGTAGAACAGTTAGAAAAGGAAATTGAACTCCCAAGCTCACAGCTCATGGGCCTCTTCAACCGTCTGATCCGGAAATTTGTGCAA GTCTTCACCAGCATCCAAGAAAAAGCTATTGAGGCACAGATGGCGATCACTAAAGACGTTTCCATGGAGCCGACTGTCATAAGCCTTAATGATGATCTG AATGAAGCAGCTAAAGAGTTTGAGGAGAGACACAAGCAGGATGTAGAGAAAGTGAAGGAAATGGACATGGAAGA GTACAAGATCCGTGGAGATGATGAGGAATGGGACCAGGTGTTGAAGAAAGCAGGGAACACAGCTATCGTCAGCATCAAGAG TGACAAGAAGAGAAAGTTGGATGGGGGAAACGCCAAAGCAAGCAATGGGGCTCCCGAGCATGGGAAACTAAAGAAGAAGGAAATGCAACATAGCAAATTCAAGAAGAGCAAGGACAAGCATGGCAAATTTGGAAAAAAGGCTTGA
- the adal gene encoding adenosine deaminase-like protein encodes MDNEADVFYRELPKVELHAHLNGSVSFQTIEKLISRKPHLNIEHGMTAIGKGQRRTLDECFQVFKVIHQLVDTEEDILMVATDVIKEFAADGVKYLELRSTPREEENTGLTKKKYVETVIKAIRQCKSEGVDIDVRFLLAIDRRNGTEVAMETVKLAEEFMLSTDGLVVGLDLSGDPTVGHGKDLLPALQRAKNCGLKLSLHLSEVPSQLEESDLLLNLPPDRIGHGTFLHPEVGGSQSLVDKVVQNNIPLELCLTSNVKGQTVSCYSKHHFNYWYQMGHPCVICTDDKGVFSTDLSQEYQLAASTFGLSHEAVWKLSQQAIDYIFAPDTVKQQLKQKWIDIQPQMFK; translated from the exons ATGGATAATGAGGCTGATGTCTTTTATCGGGAGCTGCCAAAAGTG GAGCTTCACGCTCATCTCAACGGCTCCGTCAGCTTCCAAACCATCGAGAAACTCATCAGCCGAAAACCGCATCTCAACATTGAACACGGCATGACTGCTATCGGCAAAGGCCAGCGGAGGACACTGGATGA GTGTTTTCAGGTCTTCAAGGTCATCCATCAGTTGGTTGACACGGAGGAGGACATCCTGATG GTGGCTACAGATGTTATCAAGGAGTTTGCAGCTGATGGTGTCAAATATTTAGAGCTGAGAAGTACACCAAGGGAGGAGGAAAACACAG gattgacaaaaaaaaaatacgttGAAACTGTCATAAAAGCCATCCGACAGTGTAAAAGCGAGGGAGTGGACATTGATGTCAG GTTTCTGTTGGCAATTGACCGCAGGAATGGGACTGAAGTTGCCATGGAGACAGTGAAACTTGCTGAGGAGTTCATGCTGTCCACTGATGGTTTGGTGGTAGGACTTGACCTCAGTGGAGATCCAACG gtTGGTCATGGAAAAGACCTACTTCCTGCTCTACAGAGGGCCAAGAACTGTGGACTGAAGTTGTCACTGCACCTCTCAGAA GTACCATCACAGCTGGAGGAGTCAGATCTACTGTTGAACCTTCCTCCAGACAGGATCGGTCACGGCACCTTCTTGCATCCTGAAGTGGGTGGATCTCAAAGTCTTGTTGACAAAGTGGTGCAGAACAACATACCGCTGG AGCTTTGCCTGACATCAAACGTCAAAGGACAAACTGTATCATGTTACTCCAAACATCATTTCAATTACTGGTACCAGATGGGGCATCCATGTGTGATTTGT ACTGATGATAAGGGAGTCTTCAGTACAGACTTGTCTCAGGAATATCAGCTGGCAGCTTCAACGTTTGGTCTCAGTCATGAAGCCGTATGGAAACTCTCCCAGCAGGCCATAGACTATATATTCGCACCAGACACTGTGAAACAGCAGCTCAAACAGAAGTGGATTGATATACAGCCTCAGATGTTCAAGTGA